A window of Flavobacterium flavigenum contains these coding sequences:
- a CDS encoding PorP/SprF family type IX secretion system membrane protein, which produces MKKLIVSLVLLAVTSGYSQELNLPVFTQYLADNPFVISPAYAGIGDNVRIRVNGLTQWVGIKDAPDNQSAYVDFRLLDRSGVGISVYNDKNGYTRQTGAKVSFAHHIILDYYSKQYMSFGISYNFNSFRIDTDEFSTDIEHPVLDPSITNDRYTANNNFDISALYRNKNFYLSFNANNVLKKNTNKFRGVEPDLLSNYQVYTGFTFRDSENNRIEYEPSIFYQYFASDKRSATDINFKYRRYNRYEEYYWIGVSYRMLNDQFPKPLSLGPMAGFMKSKIYFAYSYQVMFNDLGYYNSGTHVVTLGFDFLQALSSCPCTDSPVHD; this is translated from the coding sequence ATGAAAAAATTAATAGTATCCTTAGTACTCCTAGCTGTAACATCAGGTTACAGCCAGGAGTTAAACCTACCGGTGTTTACGCAGTATTTAGCAGATAATCCTTTTGTAATTTCACCAGCCTATGCAGGTATTGGGGATAACGTTAGAATCAGGGTTAACGGATTAACTCAGTGGGTCGGAATAAAAGACGCACCAGATAATCAGTCTGCTTATGTCGATTTCAGGCTTTTGGATCGTTCAGGAGTTGGTATTTCAGTTTACAACGATAAAAATGGTTATACGAGACAGACAGGAGCCAAAGTTTCATTTGCCCATCATATTATTTTGGACTATTATTCTAAGCAGTATATGTCTTTCGGTATTTCCTATAACTTTAATAGTTTTAGGATTGATACAGATGAATTTAGTACTGATATCGAACATCCTGTTTTAGATCCTTCCATTACAAATGATCGCTATACTGCAAATAATAACTTTGACATCAGTGCATTATATCGTAATAAAAACTTCTATTTGAGTTTTAATGCGAATAACGTTCTGAAGAAAAACACTAATAAATTTAGAGGTGTAGAACCAGATTTACTATCTAATTATCAGGTATATACAGGGTTTACATTTAGAGATTCAGAAAACAATCGTATCGAATATGAACCATCAATATTTTATCAGTATTTTGCTAGTGATAAACGTTCTGCAACAGATATCAATTTTAAATACAGACGTTATAATCGCTATGAAGAATATTACTGGATAGGAGTTTCGTATCGTATGCTGAACGATCAGTTTCCAAAACCTTTATCATTGGGACCAATGGCAGGTTTCATGAAGTCTAAAATTTATTTTGCATATTCCTATCAGGTAATGTTTAACGATTTAGGATATTACAACTCAGGAACCCATGTTGTCACGCTTGGATTTGATTTCCTTCAGGCATTAAGCAGTTGTCCTTGTACGGATAGTCCGGTTCATGATTAA